One Centroberyx gerrardi isolate f3 chromosome 6, fCenGer3.hap1.cur.20231027, whole genome shotgun sequence genomic region harbors:
- the rnf7 gene encoding RING-box protein 2 gives MDEGDEPGLVLSHNTSSGSKSGGDKMFSLKKWNAVAMWSWDVECDTCAICRVQVMDACLRCQAENKQEDCVVVWGECNHSFHNCCMSLWVKQNNRCPLCQQDWVVQRIGK, from the exons ATGGATGAGGGTGACGAGCCGGGGTTAGTTCTCTCTCACAACACTTCTTCAGGGTCTAAATCAGGTGGTGACAAGATGTTTTCTCTCAAGAAGTGGAATGCCGTGGCTATGTGGAGTTGGGATGTTGAATGCGATACTTGTGCCATTTGCAGGGTGCAAGTGATGG ATGCTTGCCTCCGATGCCaggctgaaaacaaacaagaggACTGTGTTG TGGTATGGGGAGAGTGCAACCACTCCTTCCACAACTGCTGCATGTCCCTTTGGGTGAAACAGAACAACCGCTGTCCCCTATGCCAGCAGGACTGGGTTGTTCAGAGAATCGGCAAATAA